A region of the Cyprinus carpio isolate SPL01 chromosome A14, ASM1834038v1, whole genome shotgun sequence genome:
GTGCGCCTAGCCTAGGGGCTAATAATCTGGCGAGGGTTCAGAATTGGGCACAATAAGCTTTGTCTGATAGAAAAGAGAGGACGTTTAAAGACAAGATTCTCTCTGTATGTTTAAAGATGCCAAAACCCTCTGATGTGATGATAACCACGCCATTATACCAGCAACAGCAGAATGAAATCTCCAAGTTCCTGAAGACCAAGCCACTGGCTCTGGGGGTAAAAAAACTTGTAGCATTCTGTGTTggattgtgttcttgttagcgtGTATGCTCTTATTTTCCCATGTTTCGTTCTTTTCCGTTGTTTCCATTGTTGTTTAAGTCCTCATTTACCTCTGTATTAAATGCACTCAGTTTTCTCCGTTGTCTGTCaagtgtggtttgtttgtttgtaaagctGTTGCATTTCTGTCTTCTCCTGTGTTAATCTTTGTTattttggtaaataaaataagctgCATTTAGATCCACTCTTCTTCTTGCCTTGCCATGTTCAGAGTGTATGAATTAAAAACAGACACTATATCTTATGTTTTTGTCTCACAGATTTTGGTAGTACTGATAGCCTTATTGGCACTCGGTTTGACGCTCCATAATGAGAGTTTTCATCTTCTCTGGTCACCAATCATTGTAAGTCAATCATTTCAATATCAGTACAACATTATACAGTGAACAAATACtgaattatgttttgtttatgttctaCAGTCCACTATAATTGCAAGAGGCCTATGTTTAAGAATACAAACATTAGCGGAACTTCATTCAATCATCAACTTTACTGTCTTGAGAAGAAGtaatatgattaataaaaaaacacaaggggaattttatttatttgattgtttgtttgtattgtagGTCAATATCTCACAAAAGCTCAGCTATGTACATTTTGCAATAGCTGCTTTCTCCCTCCAAACTCACATTCTTTTTGTTTTGGTAAGTTGTTACATgacctactgtgtgtgtgtgtgtgtgtgtgtgtgtctggtagTGCTGGGTAGTGACACAAATTTTGATTAAGTTTTGAATCATAAGCTTGCGATTCGATATTGATTCATTTGGATATACTATATCATACAGTACATGGcaaattttctcattaaaaaaaaatgctcttgaCTAATGCTGGTTGGTACTACTATAATACAGAAGGTTAAAATTAACTGATTTGTATACAAACACTTAAGTTATAATACTAActttataattacaatattttgttatatagcctagtatattttattcaaaatgttccTCTCTagagtagcctatatttttctAGAAGGCTAACTAGTTATGGTCATTGACATTTCTGAGGTAAACATTATGTGATATATTGTTTATAAGCTGTTTATTGGCATCTTTCCCCAGTTGAAACCCTGactgagcgattacatgagacatgatATGGATTTCAGTAACATGTACCAAATCTTTCAACATATCCTCTGATGttcatgtatgtttattttgtgttgtaacTAATAGTAAAGCGGAAGAGCTTTCCCGTGCGCTATGCATGTGATTggttaaaacagaaaaatctatatttttacccAACCCTCtagattaaaattatttactCTTTCTTTTTCCCCCCCCAAACTTAAAAATAAGTGTTTGACATTGATAGTCTACAACAGTACAACAGCAGTGCCTAATCTGTCCTTTATACTGGTATATTTAGATCTAGCACCTggattatattttagttaataattacTGTATCTCTATTAATTAGATTTTTCCGAATGTGACCTCCTATGTCCTTATCGCCTGTGATATACTGATCTTCAGCTTCTCTCTTGCTATTGCCGTAACCTCCTGTTCCTGTTGCTGCAATCCAAAGGTAaacattatccaaaaaaaaaaaaatgttgctgcaGACCAAAGGTAAACATTATCAAAAGattaaaacatgcttaaaaaaaaaatctgataaaatagTTTGTATAACAAACATCATGTTGGTTCTCTCTCAGTCAACCCCTGTCATAATCAGTTATGAGACCACAGATTTGCCTGCCAACCACATCATGCAGATGGGCCAGCCGGACTCCTCTGCAGTGGCCCAGCCGGTTAGTTCAGTCATGTACATGCTGCCAGCAGCACATGGCTTAGTAACACCTGCTCCTCTGCCAAATTGTGGTCTTTTCCCAAATGCATCTCCACCAATCTACAGTCCAGTGCCAACTACACCTCCACCCAGCTACGATAAACTCTCAGATGCACCACCACCAAACTATGGTCCAGTTGCAAGAACACCTCCACCAGCATATGAGGTAATTATGAGCATTTATGAGTAACTGTAGGCCTACTacatcagaaaatatatttaaaaactgttgaaaCACATCAAAACCCATAAATCATTTTTGCTTGCTAACCTGTTGCAAGTGTGATACTGCACAGCTCTGACAGACTGTGTTCTCTTATTGCAGTATGAAGATTTACAGACCAGAAGATGAACTAGATCTCAGACGCAAATTGAAATGTTTGAAGTTTACACAATTTATGGTGTTGGATTATGGCGAATGTAAAACCAAAACTGATACTTGTGTAAATCAAATGGATGAGAAACACGCATCAGAGTCCTTTGTTTCGATCGTTTTGTTTTCACCCAAATGTATAATGTTCTGTTGGATATGATTATACataatacattgttttttgtttgtcagttttcttaatttatgtgcagtttttttgtaattcaacACAGTAGGCAGCACAATGGAAATTTCACTTGATTAATTCAGCCCAGCATTTACAGACTGAGACTTAGCCTTTAAAATCCTAGCAAACAGTGTTCAGTGTgtacttttaaagaaaaaaatgtttaaatttgtatCACTCAAACAAGTGGTTTGCACAATCAAGTCATAAATTGACTATTCATTAACCTCAGCAGCTCTATTATTCAGttaataaaatcagtaaaaatgtaCTGTAACTAAATTATAAATTAGTTGAGTATCAGATTGCATAGGACAGCCATTCACACTCAtttattccaaacatttttctcacaGCTGTATATTATAGTGTTTTGTGAATGCATTTGTGCAACTGGATATTCAGATCTTCTCTCTccttttaataaataatcaaaccaaAACCATTCATCAAATGTAGGCTATGCATATACCTCCACAAGCAAAACCTTACATCTTtaaagtatatacatatacatacgtaAGTATCCACACATATAATCACACACTCCTAACCAGATTCAGGCCACGATCATAATAACATCTTAAAACACactctaataaaaaataataactaattaaatattcagaaaaaaataaataatgaagggATCCCAGATCTCCGAAAATATACCAGTGTTGCCCTTTAACGTATAcctatttttttccaaatgaatGAAGCTCATGACATCTCTTATCCAGTCCTCGAAAGATGGAGGAGTTTTGTTCCCACAGCAGGAGAATGTGCCGTCGAGCTAATAATGTTAAGAATGCAAAAGTCTGCGCAGTATTTCCAGATAAACCAGTGACATTTGAAGGAAGTCCAAAAAGTGCAACCAAAGGGCAAGGCTCGATCTGTTTCTTTGTCActaaagaaaaactattttagtAAGAAGTTTATGGATGGacataaccaaaaaaaagtattaaatccACAAGGGGCTGAGGGCAATGATCACAGAGAGGATCAATACCCGGCTTGATTTTTGCCAACCTCACATTTGTCCAGTAAattctgtaaatacattttaattggatAAGACTATGACGTGCACAAATAGAGGAGGTATGCACACAGGACAGGATCTGGTTCCAAGTCTTGTCATTAAATGTGAGGCAGAGATCCGACTCCCattgttgtttaataaaagaCAGAGAGGAAGTGGAAATGGAAGAAATCAGCTTGTATAGCCAAGACAACACACCCTTTTTTATCTAAGGCTACTTCAAGAATCTGATCAAGCGAAGATTTTGGAGGAAGATTTGGAAAATCAGGGAATGAGTTTTTAAGAAAATTTTCGGAGCtgcaaatatctaaaaaattgTGCACTAGTGAGAGAGAATTTTTGTTTCAACTGagaaaagcaggaaaaaaacattaGCAATGTAAATATCATTGACAGCTGAAATCCCTGCTCTCTGCCAAATATTAAATGCCTTGTCATTAAGTGAAAAGGGGGGAATAAAGGGTTGCGGTTTAAAGGTGAAACCACTGGTAAGTGCTGAAGGCCAAAATGGATTCGAAATTGGGACCAAAATCAGACAATCGAATTATCACAAGGGCAACGTGAGATGGCAGTAAGAGAGCCACACAATAGTGCGGCAGGGGAACAGGAACTCTCTTCATTACTGACCCAAGACGGGACCCaatcactgagcacaaaatgacTTTGAAACCAAAATAATGTAGAATGTATATTTGCTGCctagtataaaaaaagaaattaggaAGGGCAAGCCCGCCCTCAAGCTTTGTTTTCTGAAGTATTTCTCTACGAATTCTGGCTGGTCCtttattccaaataaaagatGTGTTGATTTAGAGTCTTAAAGAAAGATTTGGGTATAAAAATTGGGacacactgaaataaatacagaatCAAGGTAAAACGTGTATCTTCACTGAACTCACATGTCCAGCCAATGAAAGGGGAAGAGCTGACCAGCGAGTAAAATCTTTCTGAACTCGTTGGAGGAGCGTAGTGAAATTAGCCTTGAATAAATCTAAACACTTACATGTAATTGTTActcctaaatatttaaaactatggGAAGAGACTTTAAACAGTGAAGTACTCATTGGTAAATCAGAAACTGGAAAATTTATTGGATATaactcacttttatttatattcaatttatagCCTGAGAAGAGGCTAAAGGAGTTTATAATTCTCAGAGCTTCGGGCAAAGAAACAGCTGGATCAGAGATATAGAGTAGAACATCAGTGGCGTATAATGAGATTTTATGAACACTATCAGCTCTCCTAATTCACTGTATAGCCTGCTCACTACGGATGGCAATTGCCAGTGGTTCAATAACCAGTGCAAAAAGCAAAGGTGAATGTGGGCAGCCTTGTCTAGTGCCACGTTTTAAGGGGAAAATAGAGGAGGATATTCCATTGGCCCGAACGTAGCATACTGGGGAGGAATACAAAAGTTATAGCCAGCATATAAACGTATTGCCTAAACCAAATTTTTGTAGCACATAGAAAAGGTAATCCCATTCCACCCGATCTTCAAGCAGTAGAAGAGCCTCTGATGGGTGAGAATtagaggaataaattatattacaagaCTGACGGAGGGTTGGAGGCAGGCAGCCATTATTAAGGGAGTCCTATTACATGTTTAGGAATGACGTTTTAAGTGTTTGAGAAAACCTCTTAAAAAATTCAACAGGGAACCCATCCGGCCCAGGGGTCTTGACATTCTGCATACTCTCAATTGCTCTCAATCTCCTCTGTGGAAAAAGGTAATTCTAGCTCTTCTCTAGTTATTGTAGGTCCGTTATTGTAGGTGTGGGCAATGGTTCAAAAAAACTTTCCATGAGGGACCTATCCATGGGGGGTTCTGACttgtacaaaaaacaaaagagtaataatctttaaaaatgtttagtaatACTAACAGGGTCAGTAATCAAATTGCCATCGGAGGACCGAATCTTAGAAATTAAATTCTGAGCTGACTTTTCCTTTAACTCAAGTGCAAGAAGTTTACTTGGCTTGTCACCATGCTCAAATGCATGTTTAGCCTTCAGCAATAACTTTTCAGCCTGATGGGTTGATAACATATTCAAATCAGATTGAAGTTTGAGTCTCTTTTTGTTGTAAATTCCAGGATCTGGAGAAGCTGCATGAGCCAAatcgtatgctcttctgtgtcatctgcgaccacaaggatgcgctgttttctttcaaatcaaagctaaatacacctagaaacagtgcatccttttggtgcggatgatacagaagagcatacagcatacggtgatatggagagacacggatgactgttgacaaaggacttattgaataaagttgttatttttgttttcttcacgtacaaaaagtgttcccgtcacttcatataacccagattgcacgtctgatggcagatggagtattctgacgatgactttcataccttttatggaccttgacactgctatttacttggcagtgtatgggacagtcacaggcctcctggttttcatccaaaatatcttaaactgtgttccgaagacgagcaaagcttttacgggtttggaacgacatgggggtaagtgattaatgacaaaattttcattttggggtggagcatccctttaaggTCAGggagtaaagaaaatattttctgaataaaatttcCATTGTCGTAATTTGGTGTATATTTATTAGCCAGAGTCACTGTTTAACCATAAAGAAGGCCTGAAACAATAACATATCTACCACCGGAATCAAATGGTATACATTTGTTGATAATAATTGCCACCCCTCTAGATTTACTGAGAAATTTAGAATGAAATACTTGTCCAATCCATTTCTTACAAAGTCTGGCACGATCTGGGTTTTTTAAAGTGGGTCAATGCGAGTATTTAAAAGTTCTAAACGGGACAAGACCTTGTTGAGTTTGATTTCATTGTTTAAACCTTTGACATTCCAACTGGTAAAATTTACACATGAACCCCCAGACTGAGCCTTGGTTAAGTGGCCTTTggttataacaacaacaaaaagtataTACATGATGAAAACATGAATGTGGCTTTCTTCTGTCTTGACATTTCTGAGATTTTAAGATAGAGTGTAAACATGTacataatatctcacaatttggacttcgtaactcacaattctgttttatatttgtatttttttctcagaattgtgtgatataaagtcCGTATAGATATAGACTCATGGGatcagaattgtgggataaagagtcacatttatattttttatttttattccatggtagAGATGAGCTTCCATATCACTGTGAGGACTaacacagaaacaaatgtaatcgaTATAATTTAAAAGCTAAATGTGCATACATCAGTGAAAGTGTCAGACTTATGATGAGATTTTGTGAAACTCTGTGTTGTCACAGAACATTGTACATTACTATAATTGTTTTGTTGCTGTATAGATGTggattatttgaattaaaaagttGCTAAAGCATGAATAAATGGTCATACCTCTTTCCTTATTCATGAGGGCATTATAATAAAAGAAGAAAGCTCGAAATTCAGCAGGACGATGGGCGAGAACGGTGAAGACATTGGGCAAAACACCTTCTATTGCCAGTGACTTTGTAGCAACAcaaatttctttttgttttgtgttttatagaaGAATAAAGACCATATGTGTTcgaaatgagtaaatgatgacagatttttctgggtttttgggtgaactaccagATGTGATGCCAATCCTGTTCAGTCTTCTCTATCAGCTCCACGATATCAAATGGAAGGTTCTTCTTATTTGGCACTGGATACTGGCTGATTTTACACAAATgacatgttttatataatttcaaactTATAAACGTTAACTCATTTTCCAAGTTTAACAATTACAGAGCGATGAATGTGTTTATGATTACAATGCAGTGACTTTAAGCATTTACAGATATACAGGTGGACGTGCATATGGTTTGGCATTCACTAACTGCTACCTTCATTTTTTATTAGAACCAATtaccacattttaaaataatgtgaaagtCATCATATGAAATTACACAAACAGAAATATGGAAATGGTGTAGtaactaaaatgttaaatcaaaaaGAGCTTATATTTGAGCTTTTATCTAGATTCTCTGCTGATATCAAGCATTTCATATCCTgttcatgaaataaaatgaagacTGCTTGAATTTTATTGTCAGCTGCTGAGGTGTGGTTTTAGGACCAGAGGACATTAGGTGTTGAGTTTAATTCACTTCCTGACTTGCACAAAGATAGCAGTAAATACtacttttacagatttttatatttttcaacattCTGTAATGCTTCATAATGACAAATGGTGTGGTATAGGCTACTGATGGTATACAGATATGCAATTGGTGAcgtgaaaaaagtaaaataaaaaataaaaaaaccctgaaaaacaTGTTAAATCTGTTAATTCTAATGTAACGTGAGTTTCTGACGCGCTTACACTGACTGGAGGGGAGGAGCCTGTTTTTAGGCTACATAGACCTACGGGATGAAAGTGAAAATGATTAGGCTAAAGCAAGATCCAAGAGCAACACCCACATCAGGTAAAGCAATCTCCagatgtaataattaataaactcaGAATGTTACTTTTCACATACAGCTCCATGAGCTCTAGAATTATATTTGAGTGCCACATTCTCCTTAAAGTAAGGTTGGGGTTGGCAGATGTTGGCTAGAGATGATCAAACCTCTATTTAGCTTATAGTCAATATCTTTTATTAGCGTCAGATGACCGTCTCTGTGAGTTATTAAATCATTCACTAAAGTTATTCATTCATACAGCAGCGAAAAGAGTTGCTTAGTTCTGCGATACCGTCTGTTGATTCAGCTTTGACTGGAACTGTTATAGACAGACCAATCAGCAATATCAAATTTAgagatttaaacagatacatGCACGATACATATAACCACATGAAGACAATCAACTTcagttttatgttaatttagGGAGGCTGAAAGAAGCGTCCGAGCGAACCGATTCACTAGAACGAATCTGACTTTCCAAAGTTACATGCATATGTCCAAAGTAAGGCTATGTTCATGTAGTTTTCACGTGACATCGCACTCTTACAGAAAGGCTTTTCCTCCACTGACTGCCATTTAAGGTTTAAGAATAGTAGTAATAAGTGAAATTAAAAGGCTTAAGAAAATTAAGCGCGTAAGCGTTTATATCCCGTATACATAGTCAATAAtactgcattttatattttaatatcaatgttcTAACACGGCACTTTAACGTTAACGTTAagtgtttttcacattaaacGTGTTCGAATGCCCCGCTGTTTTAGTGACTATGCGGTGCTTTAGGTATGGAATACAAATGagcaaaacttgcattttgttcacgtctttttccctttctttctcttgAGAGGTGGTCTAATATTTGAGGCTTGGAAACAGATGGAAGAGTGACAGGCTTGTGTCGCAGTTGTTTGGACGTTTTGCCCTCCGGGTCTTCGAGACAGTCACGTGACTGAAATAGTGCTGTGACGCTCGCGAACGAGTCCGCTccgtttttatacagtttatgcTCGGCTCTCATCTGAGAGCTGTTTTGAGACGGCtctcatcgttttttttttttttttttttttttactttcttaatacaaaCTAATGGGATGCTTTTTGCAGCACTGCTTGTTATCCACGCGCACATACTGACTTGTGTCAAAGGGATTTTGTTTATGTTGCTTTGATGTGTACGTCATGATTCTCGCTCAACACACGTGCACAATGTTACAGGGTTAATAGCCTACATATAACGATACAACTGTGTTCGATGTTTCTGCTTTGCGCactgtaatttagtttttatctGTGATATGGCAAACCATATGTTACATTCTGAGTATGATTTGTGCATGACAGTTTGTGTTTGGGA
Encoded here:
- the LOC109054593 gene encoding proline, histidine and glycine-rich protein 1-like, encoding MQMGQPDSSAVAQPVSSVMYMLPAAHGLVTPAPLPNCGLFPNASPPIYSPVPTTPPPSYDKLSDAPPPNYGPVARTPPPAYEYEDLQTRR